From Ochotona princeps isolate mOchPri1 chromosome X, mOchPri1.hap1, whole genome shotgun sequence, one genomic window encodes:
- the PRICKLE3 gene encoding prickle planar cell polarity protein 3: MFARGSRRRRSGHAPPEAEDPDRGQPCNSCQEQCPGFLLHGWRKICQHCKCPREEHAVHAVPVDLERIMCRLISDFQRHSISDDDSGCASEEYAWVPPGLKPEQVYQFFSCLPEDKVPYVNSPGEKYRIKQLLHQLPPHDSEAQYCTALEEEEKKELRAFSQQRKRENLGRGAVRIFPVTITGAICEECGKQIGGGDIAVFASRAGLGACWHPQCFVCTTCRELLVDLIYFYHAGKVYCGRHHAERLRPRCQACDEIIFSPECTEAEGRHWHMGHFCCFECEASLGGQRYVMRQSRPHCCACYEARHAEYCDGCGEHIGLDQGQMAYEGQHWHASDRCFCCSCCGRPLLGRPFLPRRGLIFCSRACSLGAEPTAAGPGRRSWSAGTVTAALTAPDTASFSADERAPETSTKGTCTEAEPAAGPEEPSRFLRGAPHRHSMPELGLRSASEPASESPSQQDPRSEDGAFGRQSTPRVSFRDPLVSDGGGPRRTLSAPPAQRRRPRSPPPKAPSRRRRRHHHHHHHRRHPDRRRHHQCDLGSGSDPGSCSSSPSSPSSESSEDDGFFLGERIPLPPHLRRPLSTQDAATDTANAQAPPLPQDSRSGKPGQPRNKNCIVA, translated from the exons ATGTTCGCGCGTGGGTCCCGGAGGCGCCGCTCAGGGCATGCG CCTCCAGAGGCAGAAGATCCCGACCGGGGCCAGCCCTGCAACTCATGCCAGGAGCAgtgcccaggcttcctgctgcacGGCTGGAG AAAGATCTGCCAACACTGTAAATGCCCGCGAGAGGAGCACGCTGTGCACGCGGTGCCTGTGGACCTGGAGCGCATCATGTGTCGCCTGATCTCAGACTTCCAGCGCCACTCCATCTCAGACGACGACTCAGGCTGTGCCTCGGAGGAGTATGCCTGGGTACCCCCAGGCCTCAAGCCGGAGCAG GTGTACCAGTTTTTCAGCTGCCTGCCAGAGGACAAGGTCCCCTATGTCAACAGTCCCGGAGAGAAATACAGAATCAAGCAGCTGCTGCATCAGCTGCCTCCACACGACAGTGAG GCCCAGTACTGCACAGCactggaagaggaggagaagaaagaactTAGAGCCTTCAGCCAGCAGCGGAAGCGGGAGAACCTGGGGCGTGGAGCAGTGCGCATCTTCCCGGTCACTATCACGGGGGCCATCTGTGAGGAG TGTGGAAAGCAGATCGGAGGCGGGGACATCGCCGTGTTTGCCAGCCGTGCAGGCCTGGGCGCTTGCTGGCACCCGCAGTGCTTCGTGTGCACCACGTGCCGGGAGCTACTGGTGGACCTCATCTACTTTTACCATGCCGGCAAGGTGTACTGTGGCCGCCACCACGCGGAGCGCCTGCGCCCGCGCTGCCAAGCCTGCGATGAG ATCATCTTCTCCCCAGAATGCACGGAGGCAGAGGGCCGGCACTGGCACATGGGCCACTTTTGCTGCTTTGAATGTGAAGCTTCGCTGGGAGGCCAGCGCTACGTCATGCGTCAGAGCCGACCGCACTGCTGCGCTTGCTACGAGGCCCGGCACGCTGAGTACTGTGATGGCTGCGGAGAGCACATTG GCCTGGACCAGGGCCAGATGGCTTACGAGGGCCAGCACTGGCACGCCTCAGACCGCTGCTTCTGCTGTAGTTGCTGCGGGCGGCCCCTGCTGGGTCGCCCTTTCCTGCCTCGCCGGGGCCTAATTTTCTGCTCCCGAGCCTGTAGCCTTGGGGCCGAACCGACCGCCGCCGGCCCAGGCCGCCGCAGCTGGAGTGCAGGTACAGTCACTGCAGCGCTCACAGCCCCTGACACAGCCTCCTTCTCAGCCGACGAGAGGGCACCAGAGACTTCCACCAAAGGCACCTGCACGGAGGCGGAGCCTG CTGCAGGTCCCGAGGAGCCCTCCCGCTTTCTGAGAGGGGCGCCCCACCGCCACTCCATGCCCGAGTTGGGGCTCCGTAGTGCCTCAGAGCCAGCCTCGGAGTCCCCCAGCCAGCAGGACCCGCGCTCCGAGGACGGTGCTTTCGGCCGCCAGAGCACTCCGAGGGTCAGCTTCCGAGATCCGCTGGTGTCTGACGGAGGAGGTCCCCGGCGGACACTGAGTGCGCCTCCAGCCCAGCGCCGCAGGCCACGCAGCCCCCCACCCAAGgcccccagccgccgccgccgccgccaccaccaccaccaccaccaccgccgccACCCTGACAGACGTCGCCACCACCAATGTGACTTGGGATCGGGGTCAGACCCGGGATCTTGCTCCAGTTCGCCCTCCAGCCCCAGTTCCGAGTCCTCAGAGGATGATGGCTTCTTCTTGGGGGAGCGCATCCCGCTGCCCCCCCACCTGCGCAGGCCCTTGTCCACTCAGGACGCTGCCACTGACACTGCCAACGCCCAGGCCCCACCGCTCCCCCAGGACTCGCGCTCAGGGAAGCCTGGCCAGCCTCGAAATAAGAACTGCATCGTGGCTTGA
- the PLP2 gene encoding proteolipid protein 2, protein MADSERFSAPGCWAACTTFSRTRKGILLFAEIILCLVILICFSAGTSGYSSLSVVEIVLAAVFFVIYMCDLPSRMAVINWPWSDFFRALIAAILYLITSIFALVGSGRPAIIAAGVLGLLATCLFGYDAYFTFPLRQQRHTAAPTDPTDGPV, encoded by the exons ATGGCGGACTCTGAACGCTTTTCAGCCCCTGGCTGTTGGGCCGCCTGCACCACGTTCTCGCGCACCCGAAAAGGAATACTCCTGTTTGCTGAGATT ATCTTGTGCCTGGTGATTCTGATCTGCTTCAGCGCGGGGACCTCAGGATACTCCTCTCTGTCTGTGGTGGAGATTGTCCTTGCTGCCGTCTTCTTTGTCATCTACATGTGTGACCTGCCTTCCAGGATGGCAGTCATCAACTGGCCCTGGAGT GACTTCTTCCGGGCCCTTATCGCAGCAATCCTGTACTTGATCACTTCCATCTTCGCTCTCGTGGGGAGTGGAAGGCCTGCCATCATCGCAGCAGGG GTCCTGGGCCTACTCGCTACCTGCCTCTTTGGCTATGATGCCTACTTCACCTTCCCTCTTCGGCAGCAGAGACATacagcagcccccactg ATCCCACTGATGGCCCAGTGTAG
- the MAGIX gene encoding PDZ domain-containing protein MAGIX isoform X1, protein MEQRAGGASNPRGNKGGRGRPLPAGPSARQLLARLDARPLAARAAADVSAMVRRAGATLRLRAKEAVGESDSADIEVTDRRLPHVTVAEHRPQVASALRGKQFDSGLAHQCISVSLFQHRRSETISPRTVPLPVTQGKGHCAWKPAQASDQFSVELLRGSAGFGLTLSGGRDVGGDAALVVSALLKDGPAQRCGLLQPGDLVLQVNGESTQGLSHGQVVERIRAGGPRLSLVLCRPLEMQPQKAEGTAKPHKGGGPSLVPGVPKVMRSHGSTSVSPVQQPRFSTTSKTQRSPEPSPQATADCPAMPPPRERRCSDDPDDHVPGSPGPWLVPSEERLSQALGAPGPGQLAQEVAAGRRRH, encoded by the exons ATGGAACAGCGCGCGGGGGGCGCCTCGAACCCTAGAGGGAACAAAGGAG GCCGCGGCCGTCCGCTGCCCGCGGGTCCCAGCGCCCGGCAGCTGCTGGCTCGTCTGGACGCGCGTCCCCTGGCGGCGCGAGCTGCGGCCGACGTGTCGGCAATGGTGCGCAGGGCGGGAGCCACACTGCGCCTGCGCGCCAAGGAGG CTGTTGGTGAATCGGATTCCGCTGACATAGAAGTCACCGACAGACGTCTGCCTCATGTCACAGTTGCAGAACACCGGCCTCAGGTAGCCTCAGCCCTCCGTGGGAAGCAGTTTGACTCAGGCCTGGCCCATCAATGCATATCTGTATCCTTATTCCAGCATCGGCGATCAGAGACTATCAGTCCGCGAACTGTGCCACTCCCAGTGACTCAGGGCAAAGGCCACTGTGCTTGGAAGCCAGCGCAGGCCTCTGATCAGTTCTCTGTGGAGTTGCTCCGTGGTTCTGCAGGCTTTGGCCTCACGCTAAGTGGGGGCCGAGATGTAGGGGGAGACGCTGCACTTGTGGTGAGCGCGCTGCTCAAGGATGGGCCAGCTCAGCGCTGTGGTCTTCTGCAG CCTGGTGACCTTGTGCTGCAGGTCAACGGAGAGTCAACACAGGGCCTCAGCCATGGCCAGGTGGTGGAGCGCATCCGAGCTGGAGGCCCCCGGCTCTCCCTGGTGCTCTGCCGGCCTCTTGAGATGCAGCCTCAAAAGGCTGAGGGCACAGCAAAGCCCCACAAAGGCGGTG GTCCCAGCCTGGTTCCTGGGGTCCCCAAGGTGATGAGATCTCACGGCAGCACCAGTGTATCCCCAGTTCAGCAACCTCGATTCTCCACCACGTCCAAGACCCAGAGGAGCCCAGAGCCTAGTCCGCAAGCTACAGCGGACTGTCCTGCAATGCCTCCTCCTCGCGAACGCCGCTGCTCAGACGACCCAGATGATCATGTTCCGGGttccccagggccctggctggTGCCGAGTGAGGAGCGCCTCTCACAAGCCCTAGGGGCCCCTGGACCAGGGCAACTGGCTCAGGAGGTggcagctgggaggaggaggcacTGA
- the MAGIX gene encoding PDZ domain-containing protein MAGIX isoform X2, translated as MEQRAGGASNPRGNKGGRGRPLPAGPSARQLLARLDARPLAARAAADVSAMVRRAGATLRLRAKEAVGESDSADIEVTDRRLPHVTVAEHRPQHRRSETISPRTVPLPVTQGKGHCAWKPAQASDQFSVELLRGSAGFGLTLSGGRDVGGDAALVVSALLKDGPAQRCGLLQPGDLVLQVNGESTQGLSHGQVVERIRAGGPRLSLVLCRPLEMQPQKAEGTAKPHKGGGPSLVPGVPKVMRSHGSTSVSPVQQPRFSTTSKTQRSPEPSPQATADCPAMPPPRERRCSDDPDDHVPGSPGPWLVPSEERLSQALGAPGPGQLAQEVAAGRRRH; from the exons ATGGAACAGCGCGCGGGGGGCGCCTCGAACCCTAGAGGGAACAAAGGAG GCCGCGGCCGTCCGCTGCCCGCGGGTCCCAGCGCCCGGCAGCTGCTGGCTCGTCTGGACGCGCGTCCCCTGGCGGCGCGAGCTGCGGCCGACGTGTCGGCAATGGTGCGCAGGGCGGGAGCCACACTGCGCCTGCGCGCCAAGGAGG CTGTTGGTGAATCGGATTCCGCTGACATAGAAGTCACCGACAGACGTCTGCCTCATGTCACAGTTGCAGAACACCGGCCTCAG CATCGGCGATCAGAGACTATCAGTCCGCGAACTGTGCCACTCCCAGTGACTCAGGGCAAAGGCCACTGTGCTTGGAAGCCAGCGCAGGCCTCTGATCAGTTCTCTGTGGAGTTGCTCCGTGGTTCTGCAGGCTTTGGCCTCACGCTAAGTGGGGGCCGAGATGTAGGGGGAGACGCTGCACTTGTGGTGAGCGCGCTGCTCAAGGATGGGCCAGCTCAGCGCTGTGGTCTTCTGCAG CCTGGTGACCTTGTGCTGCAGGTCAACGGAGAGTCAACACAGGGCCTCAGCCATGGCCAGGTGGTGGAGCGCATCCGAGCTGGAGGCCCCCGGCTCTCCCTGGTGCTCTGCCGGCCTCTTGAGATGCAGCCTCAAAAGGCTGAGGGCACAGCAAAGCCCCACAAAGGCGGTG GTCCCAGCCTGGTTCCTGGGGTCCCCAAGGTGATGAGATCTCACGGCAGCACCAGTGTATCCCCAGTTCAGCAACCTCGATTCTCCACCACGTCCAAGACCCAGAGGAGCCCAGAGCCTAGTCCGCAAGCTACAGCGGACTGTCCTGCAATGCCTCCTCCTCGCGAACGCCGCTGCTCAGACGACCCAGATGATCATGTTCCGGGttccccagggccctggctggTGCCGAGTGAGGAGCGCCTCTCACAAGCCCTAGGGGCCCCTGGACCAGGGCAACTGGCTCAGGAGGTggcagctgggaggaggaggcacTGA